A window of Malania oleifera isolate guangnan ecotype guangnan chromosome 2, ASM2987363v1, whole genome shotgun sequence genomic DNA:
GGTTCACTTGGTTAGCCAATTTATGAGTGTACCTCACTCTACTCACTATGTTGTTGTTCTTCGTATCTTATGCTATGTCAAAGGGACTTTGTTTCATGGCCTTTACTTTTCTTCGTGCTCATCTCTTGAGCTCcactcttattttgatgctgactaGGCCGGTGACCCTACCGATGGTCGCTCCAACACGGGTTATTGTATCTTACTTGGCACCTCTCTTATTTCTTGGTGTAGTAAGAAGCAGACTATTGTTGCCCAATCCAGTATTGAGGCTGAGTACCGTGTTCTTGCTGATACTACAGTTGAACTTTACTGGTTACAATGGCCTTTGAAAAACATGGGCGCTCCTCAGACGACTAGTTTCCCTCTTTATTTTTATAATCGGAGCGTCATCCAGATTGCTCACAGTGATGCCTTTCATGAGCGTAccaagcatattgaaattgattgtcactTCATTCGGCACCACCTTCAGCAGGGCACCCTGCATCTTCAGTCTCCTATGTAGATCAACTTGCCGATATTTTCACAAAGTCTCATCCCCCTGGTCGGCTATGTGATCTTGTTTCCAAACTCAAGTTGATTTCATCATCTcaagtttgaggggggatgttagaaTATTCTGATTTTATGCTTATTTTATTCTGATTTGATTCTTTGAATTAATTATCTTTCTATTATTGTTTGGCTTCATTCCTCTATTGTACAATTTAGATATAAAGAAATATACAGAATTTCTTTCCTTCAGTTCAGATATAAATAGGCCCTCTATTCTTCAGtaataaaatttaattcaagaatATAAGACTGAGGCTTTCTAATAAAGGACAACTGCCTATGTAGGATTTAGAAGCACATACCTAGGCATCGATTTTGGCTGTATGCTGTCCTACATCACAGGCTCAACAGTGTCACTAAATACTAGACTTCATATCGTTAAAATGGCTGTTAGATTCTTAGTTAAATTTCAAATTCCTCATTATCTGTAAATTTTGATGGAATTACACACAATATATAGAGAACATCAGGTTTTGTCAAACAAAAGACCTCAATAATATTACTAAATCTGTCCTTCCATGTGGGAACTTAATGACAGATGCACTCAGCTATATGGAACAATGAAGCCAAAAAATTTGGGATACAAAGAGAAGAAAACCAGCAAAAATCATAACGGCATCATCAATGTGCAAATTCACAAAATTAGCAGGCACCAAACTAGTGAGGCAGGTGGGGAATGATCTTGAACCCCAGATGATCTTTAGATCTATGTTGGTACATCAAATATGAAAAAAGAGAAGCAGTAGAAAAAGATGATTACAAGAAATTCAAAGTATAGATCAAGCACAAGCATACCTTAGTCGATGCCTGTTGCAGGCTGTGAAGAAGGCAACAAAACCATTTAAAATGCTCTTCACAGCACGGAAAACctgaataaatttaaaataatatggtGAACATAAGATAAAATTTACTTAACCATGTCATTATTATGATcaactgaaaaaaaaaagaatgtctTACAACCTGGGAAAAAAGGTCATTCCAAAGTGAACGCCACATGGAAACCTCAGATTTGCTCACTGCTACCCCAGAAGCTGAGGCAATCTGAAATAAACTGCTTACAGAGAGCCATATTTCTCCAAGGAACTCGGATATGCAGGTAAAAATAAAAACCATGAAATTGAAGAATGCAAGGACCATCCGAATAGGTACATAAAGTGCCTCCCAAAGGATCCAAAATATGGGGTATAAGATGGAATTTGCTGCCATATGATacaaacacaacaacaaactgttAACACACATTACAATTAGTTTTTATGGCCACCAACTAACAAATAAGTCATAATTATAAATTAACACATATGCAATAATCACTTACCAATATGCCAAATGACAGATAGGATAAATCGAATTGGCGAAAGTAGAATCACTGCCAGGTTCCCCACTAGACTGAAAGAAGACTCAATTGCAACCCAAATGACAGAACATAAGCTCTCTGCTACTTCGATGCACATATTCCAAAATGGAAGAAGGTAACCCAATAGCTCCAAAAGGGGCTCTGCCATTGGTTGGGTGAGAACCGAGAAAAAGGATCGAGTAGTGCGTGTGATTGTCAGGAACCACTGAATAGCCTTCTGAAAATTATGCAGAAATAACATTGTTCCCAAGTATTTAATCCTTGATACCATCTCCCAAGTTTCAATCCAATCCATCAGGGGACCACACAAACGAGATGCTGTTGCCTTGAGAACTGGTACATTTTTGTATAGGTCATAAAATCCAATGAGAACAGTGATAACCGAAATCAGCACATATAAAGCTCTTGCCAGAGGGCACATCCATGGACGATAGAGATGGCAAAATCCTGGGTACGACTGAAGAAATATAACCCAAGATGGAAGCCCGGACTCTAATAGCGTAAGCAACCGCAGATCAGACATAATTATTTGCTTTAATTTGAAAGGGAGGTCACGATCATTGAACCTAAACAAAATCAAAACATCCCTGTATTCAGTAGCCTCAACTGCATTTTTGCAATCACTTGTATGAACATCGTCCAAATGTTTGTTCGAGTCTATAATACTGTCATGTGTTTCCTCAGAATATGTATCAACTTCTATTCCACCACTAAAGGATTTTGTTACCCTTCTTCTCTTGTAGGGCCCAGTTGGAGGAGGTGGTGTGTGGGGCGAACTAATATCATTTTCTGTGGTTGTAGGATGCACACTAAACTCGCTATGAAGGCAGTTGGGTGATTCATTTTCTCCAGAAACATCATCGCTGCAGATATTTTCATCAGCATCATAAGAGTCAGAACCCAAGaaatcttcttgagcttcatagaACACCTCTCCTGCAAAAGTTCCAAATTAAACATGAACAATGTCTTTGCTCACAGTATCACAAGGCCAAATAAAAACACAACTTGGCCATAAAAAATAATCACACATTCCAACTAAATATACATTCAAAGATAAGAAAAGGCAAAGcaactttaatattttaaatatttttagaaaaattcagGTAAGTTGGCAATTAAGAGCAACAGCAAAAACAACTATCTAACAGTAAGATCTAACAAGCTTCCTCATATCCTCATACTTCTCCCAGGAAAATTTTGGTGGTAACATTGTGGACACACAAAAAGCAAGCCTCATTACCAACATATTTATGCGAAACAAAAAAGAGATTAGGAAGTTGACAGTTATCCTACCATGGATAAGCTTTGACATGTATAGGCTTTTTCAAGATGATTGACAATAAGCATGCCAGAAAATTGCCCATAAAATACACACATAACACCATCCCCCTTTTTTGGATAGGAAAAGAAACTAATTAATAGGAAAAGAGTTTACAAGGGGGAGAAAAGGCATCTCCCAAAAATATCTGAAACAAACCACAGAAAAATTGTAACATCAGAAAGTGGAAATCAATCCAACCAACTCTtccaatccctatttaaatcCTGAAAGGTAGCTTATCtaaaaactccaaaccctatGCACCATAAAGAAGTCAAGAACTGAATCTTTCCCCACACCAAAGCTAGCTTCCAATCCCTTTTTTATCTCTCTAAAATGTGCAGATTGCGTACAACTTTTCAGGAAAATATGAGACAAAATATTAAAACTTTTGACcaatgtgcatgtgtgtgtgtgtgtttctgaATATGCCTTAAATAAACAATGATACAGGACATGAGAGGATATGCCTTAAATACTGGACTTTATCTCAATAAAATAGTTACAAGGAAGTCATGAAAACCTTAGCTGTCTGGCACAATTTCAAGTCCCTCTCTCTAGAGAAATCTTTAATGTGAAATACAATTTTGCAATATGTTAATCACCTGTCATCTGGAGCAAGCGGTAGACAAGAAATAGAATTACAACACATTTTCATGAATGGAAAACATATTTTCTGCTAAGTATGGCATAAAGGTAGGAGGTCTACCACACCTTAAGGCTGGACAAGGTTACACGGGGGTTCTTTTTGAACCTTGCTCAAAGCCTTGTTTTAAAAGCAGAGAACCTCACAGACCATCCAAAAAACTTGTAGTCATTCATTTCTAACAGATGAACAACACAAAGCAACACCCTATTCCTAATTTCCAAACACATGGCATGGAAGGCTTATGGCTAAAGAATATCATCAAAGCAAAGAGCAAAAATGATAGATGATTTGTTAAGTGGATGTTTCCCCTCTACGATCACAGCACTTCTAACAATTtaacattttgataatttaaaGAATTTGTAAGGGTTATGTTTGGCCTGTCTTCACAACAAGGGAAAAATATTAGCCCCACTTATTGCCTTTTAAAAGAACTGATGCACATAACACAGTTAAAATCGTTGACAATTTTTTCCAAGTTCGCTATCAAGGAACCCTATATTTCTTCAATTAAGAAAGAACAACGTGCGCGAGGGAATGGACAATAATGCCTCTGTTTCTCCAGATGTGATAGACAAACTCAATGATGAAGCATATGCTTGCATTCAAGTCCGATACTCCCTAGCATTTgtagtaataataaatatatgaGTTTCCTTCtctgaaaaataacaatatttgAGGACATGGAAAGGGTACCTGTGGTAGAGTCCAGATAATCATTCAAAAGAAGCCGCTCATAGTGTGTTCCTGAGAACCATAAAGATATAGAACTTGCAGCCTGAGCTATACTATCGAATTCCCACCTCCTCATTAGTTTAGCCTCAATAGCCAGAGATGTATCGGTCTGCAGCaggaaaaagtgaaaaataaataaataaacaaattgaaGATCACAATTAGCATATAAGAGTGAAATATCcatatgtgtgtgtgagtgtgaatgaatgtatatgtatatatgcaccCAGACAGGGAATACCTGAAGCTCATTCAAATAGTTGATACCACGAACATTGTCCCATACAACTTCAAATACAATAAAACCATATAAGGTCCTATGCAACTCACTCTTGAAAAGCAAAGTCTTCCTTAATTTCTTTACAGGGAGCAAGGCCCTTTTTCGAGATGATGCTGCAGCATCAATCAACGAGAACcatctctcaaattttcttgtcTTTTTAGTGTTTGATGTAGAGCTAGATTCCAACTTGAAAATCTCGTCATTATCCGCTCTCTCCCTACGTGCTTTAGTGTTAGCAAAAGGTGATAACCGGGACTGCAGATGAATAAACaacatcacatatatatatatatatatcatcttaATGTGAAAGTTACACTTATACTGATACATAAAAGAGGTTCTTAGCTACCTTAGTAACCATCAATTGCCATAACCGTGCTGAGCGCAGACCTAGGCCTTTCAGCCATGGGCGGTTGTCCACCAAGATATACAATTTGTTACTTTCAGGCCCCAGGAAAAGGCTAAGATATGAAAGATAAGACTGCAAGTCCCTGCAATTTTGTGTAGGGAACAACATGACTTCAGTGACTTAACAGAATGTGAAATTGGCCAACAATTCCCCTCAAGTTACAAAATTGCACTAAATAAACAGAGCAACTGTTCTCAAGGAGGTAACAACCACAATTCTCCAAAACACGTGTACCTAGTAGCTACATTTAGGAGTTAGGATTAACGGAAAATTATAGCCATAAACAATCAAATTTTCCCATGTCTCAAATCTTTGGGAAGGTGTAAGCAAATGGTAATACAATTTTAATACAGTGAACCAGCACAGCATTAAAAATTTGCAAAAGATTTCATAATATAGGAATCAGTCAACAAATGCATAAAGTAGTATGAAATTTCAATTATGTAAAATGGTAATACAATTTTAATAAGCTTAGGGGCCAAAGAATGGTAGTATCAACTCAATTAAACTTACATTTTATATGGGAACTAATCAATTACCATGAACACAGGAAAATGTCAGTTGCCTGATACAGATTACCCATTTAAGTAAATCATCTTGTTCATTTACcaaaaacaaaatatttaaaacaaaccAAAAACCTCTCCTTCACAAGTGATACCAAGACacatcaaagaaaagaaaaaacgaTACTTAATCTACTAGCTAATTTGATCTGACAAGGACCACACATGCATATATGCACGCATGCACACGGACGTGCACACCTGCATACATGGTCTCATATAAGAATATTTCTTATCTTAAACCATgggaaagcaaaaaaaaaaaacaaaaaacaaaaaaaagtgtATTACAGCAGCTTTTCACTTTCAGTAAAAATATTATCCTAAATCTTTTTCCTTAGACAATAAGTATGCAAAAGCACTGTCAATTTCTCTTACAGAAATTGTGCATATAGTTCAACTCCAATAGGAAAATAAACAGCAAAACAACTCAAGGAAAAGACCTCTAAGCTAGCATTCAAATAAACAAATTCCTacaaataattcaaaattttgaatttccaGAGGGATTATCGCATTGGAACAATTACAACATGGATAGAGTGATAACTTTAATCTTTTCTATTAGATCTAAAATATGAACAATACATTTAGAAAAGAGGTTTAGCTTTTTCTAGTAACCCAGCAACATGTATttaattcaaataattttgaatattaagaaCATCAACAAATCGAAATACAGCACAACTAGTATGATTCTCTTCTCCAAGTAGCTGTAAGTTCCTAAGCTTTTCCGGATGAAATTACCACACATTCTAAGTTTTAAAGAGATGAGAGAAAAAATGTGTGCCTATAATCAAGAGTTGAATCATATTTCAAACAACATGAATGGTAATTCAAATGGTAAATTGTAAGATGATGAAATTATATACCACTTAAAAAGTCTCTGAAAAACAAGGAAACACATAAACGCATGCACGCACATAACATGCgtgcacacacatgcacacagtTTTATAGAATAACAACAATTTATCTACTTAAGCCATAGATGTACCATACCTCAGGGGAAAACATGACATAAAATTCCAAATATAATTGAATGAATTTTctataaataaatagataaatcaAAGTTGATCCAGATATCAGAACACCAACTTATCTGCAATACCATATTTGGCCATGTACAAAATATAAAGAATAAAGAGGAGTTCAATCAAATATGTTCACCACATTTCATGCACCTTCAGTTTGAGGAAAtactataaatataaaatatataggtatatatatatatatatatatatatatatatatatatatatatatgcaaatttaACTCCCTAAGTTTATATTGGTATCatcatatatttaaattttaattggaTGTGAACTTGAAATTGGATTAACTAaaaccctattaattattatAGCAAAATTTTATTAGTCTTTTTGGATTAACAAAGCATATTAACACATGAGACTTCTGTCAACAAGTAAACAAACAGCTGCATACTCTTATTGATGCAGGAACTTTTTCATGCTCCATTAGAAAACATGCACTTATGCTAAACTTTCACAAATCATATTTTTCCACAAATTATTAAATCCTATTCTTGTACCCATAATAACTATGGAAACATATAATGTCAAAACAGtagagttaaaaaaaaataaaaagaggaaaaatCTTTAACATATATCAAAATTCCTTGAATAGCCATGTCAACCCAATAAAACATATTATATATTCTCAATGTGAAGAACAAATACGATGAGTGATCTTtgatataagttttttttttttttttggccaatAAGAAGCCTGGCTCATTCTACACAACATCAGGTAGCCCATCTCCCATCCCTTACCCCTTCCCACCACTCTCAAGATTCGAAAACATGCAAGTCCCAAGTTCCAATTACTAGGATGTCCAGCAAGAGACATGTGGTTTACACTGGTCTTTTGATTACTCATATTGCACATGTCATATAGATATGTATGCAGAGCATGGTCCTCTACGCCCGCTACCAAAGTGAGAATCCTTATCCAAATAGCAGTAGTGACATCTACCAAAGTGACAATCCTGATGCATAACTATCTATTGCAGCACTGAAAATTACATCTTCACAAAAATTTTCGGTTGTATATTTAAACTGAAATAAATCAAAATTCTGATTCTGGTTTGACCAGTATAACCACAACAGGAAATGGAACCGTCAATCATGATTATCCgtaccaaataaataaataaaatagaaactTGGAATAGTAGCACAAATGGAAGCATTTTCAGAAACAATCAAGAGGGGAGCTTacagaaaacaataaaaaataacaggaaagtatttcaaaattaaatttacgAGAAAGAATAGACCTGATTCTTACCCAATTTGCAAGCTGGTAAGGGGAAATACACACCGGCCATTGTCATCTTTCCCCATTGAAATTACGCTTTAAGTCCCGCTTAAAGCTCGAATTGACACCAAAACTGCCGCGAGTCACTGCTTAACAATCCGTAACACAAAATTTAAAATTGGGTACCCAATTAAACAAGAGAGAGAAACACaggattagagagagagagagagagagagagagagagagacctgagAGAGGGCATAAATGGAAGAAATGATTTCGACCGCCGACCTTCATTAACGACGAACGAACAACGACAAAACGTCCAGCCGGGACGGATCAATGGAcaggaattctctctctctctctctctctctctctctctctctccccgtAGAAAAGTGGGGGAGATGGTTGCTTCAGGCGGAGGGCGAGAGGGAGGGAGGCATAGTGTGGACGATCGTCAGAGACACGTTGAAGATGGGAACGGGGGACGTCGTGTAATCTGGGAAAAAGGTGTTCTGTAATGACTATGTTTGTTCGTAGGGGTAAAGTCGTAATTTCACATGGATCCGGTTACTTCCCGCGCCTGCAACCACATTTGTTCGTCGATCACACAAGAGCACAAATAAGAAATTGGCAATAAAGGGGACGAAGACACGCCCGGGATGCGCGTGGGGGAAAATCAAATCTAGTACCTACGGCTATCACCGTCTATCCTGAAGTGTGAAATGCGTCAGTTTGACGTCGTCTTGGTCTTCACTACTCTTCAAGAACAAACTTTCCCCATGGATCGCACCTACCCACTTGCATTATATGAAGACAATATGTAAAATTTACAGTTTTTTAAGGTGATAAAACACaagaaaacacttttttttttcatattgtaATAATTttaagatttatatatataaatgagatTAACGTGTTTTGAAGAATTTTCTTGTAAACCCGTAATCAAGTCCATATTATTTGACAAAAATGAACTATTTTTATGATCAAAACGATTAACTAGTACAACTTTCGATGAATAGAAAGTATGATTGTGGGGTCATCATAGAAAATGAAAACATCATTTTTTGAAGTACAAAGTACCTCCCCaccctaataattttttttttgaaagtggACAAATTGAGTTTTGCATATAGGGGCATAGAGTTTAATTTGCTTTGAATGGGATTATGGTTGAAGGGCCCTAGCATAGAAATATGCGAAGTGACTTTTCtttttattatgaaaataatctttTCATAATTTTCTAAGAAACTCtgtccaatttttttttcattcttgtaACAATATTATTCTTAGTAAGAATCTTCTTAGAAAAATGTTTATTGCAGTTCATTttccttcaaaaaaattcacaagTCATTATGAAAGGATTtcatggaaaaaaaattttacaagTTTTCATTTACAACGGAATTCTGTTAGAACCATTTCCTCTAAAATCAATTAGTTATACAAATTAAATGGATAAATCATATAGTCTACAAATGACTACAAATCATTTTATTATAAACAATTTCATTTATATATTAACTAAGAAAAACCCCTTTTACAAGAGTAGTTTTATTAAACTATTACACTAGAAGTTCTcgaaatttaactaatttgcacTTTTCTTTTTGAAGTgcaatttaattaaatttatgaaCTCATGATGTAATTTGCTAAATTGCTTTCCAAAATAAGGGAAGAAATTGTGTAAGCATAGGTCATGTAGAGTTCGACTTGCTTTGAGTGGGGCTATGGGtctttagagatgttaaaataccacaattttgattgaaaaataatttgtcaTATAATTTTGTATGACACTATTAtcctttcttttgtttttggCCAATATCCTTAGCAAAATCTTACcagaaaaaaatttattgaagtttattaatttttctttagaaTAAAATATGTGATAATACAAAATGAATTTATGGAGAATATTTATAACAAGTTTCCATTTTTACAATATACCGTAGAGTGATATGCTTGTTAGGGTCCATTTACATTAAAATCAATTAATCCTATACATTAAAATGATAAATCATACATGTTATTGATGACATTGTCAATAAAATTTTGCAAATATCCATTTCAAATAAGAATCCTATTACAATAATGTTTTACTAAAATAGATATATTAGAGCATAGGCATTTGAAGTTTGACATGGTTATGTTTCATACTAAAATAGATATATTACACTATAGGCATTTGACGTTTGACATAATCATTTTTCACtccttgaaatttaaattaagataatttgattcaaaaaatgaagataaatttaaataatggagataatttaatttaaaagttaaagTAAGATAATTTTAGTTAGTTGATGagaccatttatttatttatttatttatttgacaGTATAGCATTGTAGCATCCTACAAATGGCCTGTTGGCCCACTCATGCGGGTGCATTTATTGATTTTTTGGGAAGGCACAGCTCGTGGGGCATGCGCAGCCCCGAGCATGCATTCTATTTTCAGTGCTGCTCCATCTCAATGCTTCTCTCTCTCATATATTTATACGTGAAATGCTTTGTAAAGTAGTGTGTGAGTGTGCAAAGAAAATATACAGAGAGAAGAACTGAGAGTGTTGTGTGCATGTGGCAGAGAGGTTTGAGCTAGAGTTGAGTGAGTGAGTGTGTTCTCGTCCTCCACTGTATTTTTCTTGCTAATATAGTGTGACTCCTTCTctctcgtggacgtaggccgagtttcgccgaaccacgtaatttctttgTGTTTTTGGTGTGTGATTGTGTTGTGTTTGTGTTGCTGTAATCATCTCCTTCCCCCAACAACTGGTACTAGAGCTTGGAGAGGGTGAGGAGTGTGATTAAAAATTTGTGCTTACCTTTGGGTTCGGTGATGTCGAGGCGAAGCTGGAAGAGCAGTCACAGATGCGCGAATAGTGACTTCACGTACTGCCATATCAACTCCTCGTTGCTTCCACCGCAAAAAATTGTCCGCTGCTAATCATATTGGATCTCTCAGCTGCGAGTAATTGCAACGTCTAGTGAGGTCCATTTTTTTTCTCTGTATAGAGACAGAGACGGGGCAAaaggatgaagaggaagattgaGTCTTCCACAACAAGTTTCTAAAAAAGGGTGAggtcttttattatttaaaaaaaaaataaaggtgtTGTCACTTCACTTTTTTAAATACAATAGAAAGGAGGGGATATCTGCACATTTAATTGCAAGCAACAGAAGGGTGTAGAAGGTGCACGCCACATCTAGATATTTTTTGCCACATCACCAAGGGCCCACCTACCACGTCACCAATGGGGCCCGCCTGCCACGTCATCTGTGGGGCCCACATAAATCGAGTTAGACCTATTCCTAGTTATTTTGGTTGTTCCGGACGCA
This region includes:
- the LOC131149598 gene encoding uncharacterized protein LOC131149598; the protein is MGKDDNGRCVFPLTSLQIGDLQSYLSYLSLFLGPESNKLYILVDNRPWLKGLGLRSARLWQLMVTKSRLSPFANTKARRERADNDEIFKLESSSTSNTKKTRKFERWFSLIDAAASSRKRALLPVKKLRKTLLFKSELHRTLYGFIVFEVVWDNVRGINYLNELQTDTSLAIEAKLMRRWEFDSIAQAASSISLWFSGTHYERLLLNDYLDSTTGEVFYEAQEDFLGSDSYDADENICSDDVSGENESPNCLHSEFSVHPTTTENDISSPHTPPPPTGPYKRRRVTKSFSGGIEVDTYSEETHDSIIDSNKHLDDVHTSDCKNAVEATEYRDVLILFRFNDRDLPFKLKQIIMSDLRLLTLLESGLPSWVIFLQSYPGFCHLYRPWMCPLARALYVLISVITVLIGFYDLYKNVPVLKATASRLCGPLMDWIETWEMVSRIKYLGTMLFLHNFQKAIQWFLTITRTTRSFFSVLTQPMAEPLLELLGYLLPFWNMCIEVAESLCSVIWVAIESSFSLVGNLAVILLSPIRFILSVIWHIANSILYPIFWILWEALYVPIRMVLAFFNFMVFIFTCISEFLGEIWLSVSSLFQIASASGVAVSKSEVSMWRSLWNDLFSQVFRAVKSILNGFVAFFTACNRHRLSIYNHILEFIQKLSGKRSHHTDLRHSRRTRGAKTMSEARKLVVNKKN